The following are encoded together in the Falsiruegeria litorea R37 genome:
- a CDS encoding carbohydrate kinase family protein: MILCCGEALVDMIPDPTRQDGVGFVAHCGGAVMNTAVALSRLGAPTGLFTGLSHDLFGRQLEEHLRASHVDLSFVSWSNRPSTLAFVHFEDGKTSYEFMDENSAGRMLTAADLPNLTEEVSALFFGGISLAVEPAADTYATFLEREKSGRVVMLDPNIRENFIPDQERYRARLERMMAKTDILKVSDEDLDWLIPRSLPLAQKVALLKKLGPSVIIVTRGSAGAVGFLRDGASVSVAAQHVEVVDTVGAGDTFNAGLLRKLMELECLGIHSLRKLNEDHLERALAFASKVASISASRKGADPPWAHEMQGQVGSI, translated from the coding sequence ATGATCCTGTGCTGTGGTGAGGCTCTTGTCGACATGATCCCGGACCCCACGCGCCAAGACGGCGTAGGGTTTGTTGCGCACTGCGGTGGCGCGGTGATGAATACGGCGGTTGCCTTGAGCCGCCTAGGAGCGCCCACCGGGCTTTTCACCGGACTGTCCCACGACTTGTTTGGCCGCCAGCTGGAGGAACACCTGCGTGCGTCACATGTCGATCTGTCATTCGTTTCATGGTCGAACCGCCCATCAACGCTGGCGTTTGTGCATTTTGAGGACGGCAAGACCAGCTATGAGTTCATGGACGAAAATTCAGCGGGCCGCATGTTGACGGCAGCAGATTTGCCGAACCTGACTGAAGAGGTGTCTGCCCTGTTTTTTGGAGGCATCAGCCTCGCGGTGGAACCTGCCGCCGACACATACGCCACGTTTTTGGAACGCGAGAAATCCGGCCGTGTGGTGATGCTGGACCCGAATATCCGTGAAAACTTCATTCCTGACCAGGAACGATACCGCGCCCGGCTGGAGCGGATGATGGCCAAGACCGATATCTTGAAGGTCTCGGACGAGGATCTGGACTGGTTGATCCCGCGATCTCTGCCATTGGCCCAAAAAGTCGCCCTGCTCAAAAAACTTGGACCCAGTGTCATTATCGTGACTCGCGGATCCGCCGGTGCGGTGGGGTTTTTGCGTGACGGCGCGTCCGTGAGTGTTGCAGCCCAACATGTTGAAGTCGTGGACACCGTCGGCGCAGGCGATACATTCAATGCCGGCCTGTTGCGAAAGCTCATGGAGCTCGAATGTCTGGGCATCCATTCTCTCAGGAAACTGAATGAAGATCATCTTGAAAGAGCATTGGCTTTTGCTTCCAAGGTGGCCAGCATTTCAGCCTCACGAAAGGGAGCTGATCCACCCTGGGCACACGAGATGCAGGGCCAGGTCGGATCGATTTGA
- the ureG gene encoding urease accessory protein UreG, with translation MSTMNGPLRVGIGGPVGAGKTTLTAALSEALRETHSIGVITNDIYTQEDAEALMRMQILPQDRIIGVETGGCPHTAIREDASINLAALAEMVDRHPEVEIVLIESGGDNLSATFSPELADVTLYVIDVAAGEEIPRKGGPAITKSDVLIINKTDLAPHVGASLEVMDRDARHMRQERPYVFASLKQRKGVTEIVSLLSSIGGLMTQNSTQHMFGNG, from the coding sequence ATGAGCACGATGAACGGCCCCCTGCGCGTGGGCATCGGCGGCCCGGTTGGCGCTGGCAAGACCACCCTCACCGCCGCGCTCAGCGAAGCCCTGCGCGAGACGCATTCGATTGGCGTCATCACCAATGACATCTACACGCAAGAAGACGCCGAGGCGCTGATGCGCATGCAGATCCTGCCGCAGGACCGTATCATTGGCGTTGAAACCGGCGGCTGCCCGCATACCGCGATCCGCGAGGACGCCTCGATCAACCTTGCGGCCCTGGCCGAAATGGTCGATCGCCACCCCGAGGTCGAGATCGTGCTGATCGAAAGCGGCGGCGATAACCTGTCGGCCACCTTCAGCCCCGAATTGGCGGACGTGACGCTCTACGTGATCGATGTTGCAGCAGGCGAGGAGATTCCCCGCAAGGGCGGGCCTGCGATTACCAAGTCCGACGTTCTCATCATCAACAAGACAGACCTCGCGCCGCATGTTGGCGCCTCATTAGAGGTCATGGATCGAGACGCCCGGCATATGCGCCAAGAGCGCCCTTACGTGTTTGCATCCCTGAAGCAGAGAAAGGGTGTTACCGAAATCGTGAGCCTTCTTTCGTCGATCGGAGGGTTGATGACGCAAAATTCAACGCAGCACATGTTCGGTAACGGGTGA
- the ureE gene encoding urease accessory protein UreE: MTQTIARAYHAHAHKDLTAQVALDYEGRFLRRKVLKTDDGQSVLVDLPKTTSLDHGGVLVLEDGREVGIVAAPEDLLEVTGPDLPRLAWHIGNRHTPCQIEEGRLLIQRDHVIRDMLGKIGATVREVTEPFTPEGGAYGHGRTHGHSH; this comes from the coding sequence ATGACCCAAACCATCGCCCGCGCTTATCACGCCCATGCCCACAAAGACCTTACGGCCCAAGTGGCGCTGGACTACGAAGGCCGCTTCTTGCGCCGCAAGGTCCTGAAAACGGATGACGGACAGTCGGTGCTGGTCGACCTGCCCAAAACAACCTCGCTGGATCATGGCGGTGTGCTGGTGCTGGAAGATGGCCGCGAGGTCGGGATTGTTGCCGCGCCAGAGGACCTGTTGGAGGTCACCGGCCCAGATCTGCCCCGCCTTGCCTGGCACATCGGCAACCGCCACACCCCCTGCCAGATCGAAGAGGGTCGCCTGCTGATCCAGCGTGATCACGTGATCCGCGACATGCTGGGCAAAATCGGCGCCACGGTGCGCGAGGTGACCGAACCCTTCACCCCCGAAGGCGGAGCCTATGGACACGGACGCACCCATGGCCACAGCCACTGA
- a CDS encoding urease subunit beta, with product MIPGEVFPAEGDLTLNPDQPVTILMVANTGDRPVQVGSHYHFAEANPALEFHREAARGKRLDIAAGTAVRFEPGQKREVQLIPIGGARRIFGFNQQVMGDL from the coding sequence ATGATCCCCGGCGAGGTTTTCCCAGCTGAGGGCGACCTGACCCTGAACCCGGATCAACCCGTCACCATCCTGATGGTCGCCAACACTGGCGACCGCCCCGTTCAGGTCGGCAGCCACTACCATTTTGCCGAAGCCAATCCGGCACTTGAATTTCACCGCGAGGCCGCGCGCGGCAAGCGCCTGGACATCGCGGCTGGCACCGCCGTGCGGTTCGAGCCCGGCCAGAAGCGCGAGGTGCAGCTGATCCCCATCGGTGGCGCCCGCCGCATCTTCGGTTTCAACCAACAGGTCATGGGAGATCTCTGA
- a CDS encoding carbohydrate ABC transporter permease: MSDRKLPRLLQTPAVLLLLVWMLIPLGMTLYFSFIRYVLNNLRRPEWTSPSLSNWRGFGNYEFVLKSKDFLFAVQNSLFIVCSILILTVILGVLIAVLINKTFPGQGIVRVLLISPFFVMPAVNAVLWINMILDPVLGLQGIAVGGLNDLIDTLRNAPAVGWFFSLWPELEPVSFRATQTSAYAVIIMVTWQWTPFAVLIFMTSLQSEDQQQKEAAVLDGASAWSQFRFLTLPHLSRPIAIVVMIQAIFHLSLYAEIEIVSRGNGNKNLPYLIGEFANNNIGAASAAGIFAVILANIVAFFLLRMIGKTLME, encoded by the coding sequence ATGTCAGACAGAAAGCTCCCGCGCCTTCTTCAAACGCCTGCTGTGCTGCTGCTTCTGGTGTGGATGCTTATTCCGCTTGGAATGACCCTGTACTTTTCGTTTATCCGCTATGTGTTGAACAACCTGCGCCGCCCCGAGTGGACGAGCCCAAGCCTCAGCAATTGGCGCGGCTTTGGCAATTACGAGTTCGTTCTGAAATCCAAGGACTTCCTTTTTGCCGTCCAGAACAGCCTGTTTATCGTCTGCAGCATCCTGATCCTGACTGTCATCCTGGGCGTGTTGATCGCTGTTTTGATCAACAAGACATTTCCCGGGCAGGGCATTGTCCGCGTGCTGTTGATTTCACCGTTCTTCGTGATGCCGGCGGTCAACGCTGTTTTGTGGATTAACATGATCCTGGATCCGGTGCTTGGGCTTCAGGGTATCGCTGTAGGTGGTCTCAATGATCTGATCGATACGCTCCGAAATGCGCCTGCAGTGGGGTGGTTCTTTTCGTTGTGGCCCGAGCTCGAGCCGGTCTCGTTCCGTGCAACGCAGACTTCGGCCTATGCGGTCATCATCATGGTGACATGGCAATGGACCCCCTTTGCGGTGTTGATCTTCATGACATCGCTGCAGTCCGAGGACCAACAGCAGAAAGAAGCCGCAGTGCTGGATGGTGCAAGTGCCTGGTCGCAGTTCCGCTTTCTGACCCTGCCGCATTTATCCCGGCCAATCGCGATAGTTGTGATGATCCAGGCGATCTTTCATCTGTCGCTTTATGCAGAGATCGAGATCGTAAGCCGGGGGAATGGCAACAAGAACCTTCCATATCTGATCGGTGAGTTCGCCAACAACAACATCGGAGCCGCCAGCGCTGCTGGCATCTTTGCGGTCATCCTGGCCAACATCGTCGCATTCTTCTTGTTGCGCATGATTGGCAAGACGTTGATGGAATAA
- the ureC gene encoding urease subunit alpha — translation MPATIARSDYAAMFGPTTGDRLRLADTDLIIEVEHDLTAYGEEVKFGGGKVIRDGMGQAQTTRAQGAVDTVITNALIVDHTGIYKADVGLKDGRIAKIGKAGNPDTQPGVDIIVGPGTEAIAGEGRILTAGGFDSHIHFICPQQIEDALHSGLTTMLGGGTGPAHGTLATTCTPGAWHLSRMLQAADAFPMNLAFAGKGNASLPAALEEQVLAGACALKLHEDWGTTPAAIDCCLSVADDMDVQVMIHTDTLNESGFVENTVAAMKGRTIHAFHTEGAGGGHAPDIIKICGEEHVLPSSTNPTRPFTVNTLEEHLDMLMVCHHLDKSIPEDVAFAESRIRRETIAAEDILHDMGAFSIIASDSQAMGRVGEVLIRTWQTADKMKKQRGSLSEETGDNDNFRVRRYIAKYTINPAIAHGLSHEIGSIEEGKRADLVLWDPAFFGVKPEMVLLGGTIAMAQMGDPNASIPTPQPVYSRPMFGAYGRSVENSAVTFVSAAAQDAGIGRSLGLAKQTLAVQNTRNIGKSHLKLNTATPEVEVNPETYEVRADGELLTCQPAEVLPMAQRYFLF, via the coding sequence ATGCCCGCAACAATCGCCCGATCCGACTATGCCGCCATGTTCGGCCCCACCACCGGAGACCGTCTGCGGCTGGCGGACACCGATCTGATCATCGAGGTCGAACATGACCTCACCGCCTATGGCGAAGAGGTCAAGTTCGGCGGTGGCAAAGTCATCCGCGATGGTATGGGACAGGCCCAGACCACCCGTGCCCAAGGCGCGGTGGACACGGTCATCACCAATGCGCTGATCGTGGATCATACCGGTATCTACAAGGCTGATGTGGGTCTGAAAGACGGGCGGATCGCCAAGATCGGCAAGGCGGGCAACCCTGACACGCAACCCGGCGTCGACATCATCGTCGGTCCAGGCACCGAAGCCATCGCAGGCGAAGGGCGCATCCTGACCGCAGGCGGGTTTGACAGCCACATCCATTTCATCTGCCCGCAACAGATCGAGGACGCGCTGCATTCCGGCCTCACCACGATGCTGGGCGGTGGCACCGGGCCGGCGCATGGGACACTGGCCACCACCTGCACCCCCGGTGCCTGGCATCTGTCCCGCATGTTGCAGGCCGCCGATGCGTTCCCCATGAACCTAGCCTTTGCTGGCAAAGGCAACGCATCCCTCCCCGCCGCGCTCGAAGAGCAAGTGCTTGCCGGGGCCTGCGCGCTGAAACTGCACGAGGATTGGGGGACCACGCCTGCTGCCATCGACTGTTGCCTCTCTGTGGCCGACGATATGGACGTGCAGGTGATGATCCACACCGACACGTTGAACGAGTCCGGGTTCGTCGAAAACACCGTTGCCGCCATGAAGGGCCGCACCATCCACGCCTTTCACACCGAAGGCGCTGGCGGTGGTCATGCCCCGGACATCATCAAGATCTGTGGCGAAGAGCACGTGCTGCCGTCATCGACCAACCCCACCCGCCCCTTCACCGTGAACACGCTGGAAGAGCATCTGGACATGCTCATGGTCTGTCACCATCTGGACAAGTCGATCCCCGAAGACGTCGCCTTTGCCGAGAGCCGCATCCGCCGCGAGACCATCGCCGCCGAAGACATTCTGCACGACATGGGCGCCTTTTCGATCATAGCCTCGGACAGCCAGGCCATGGGCCGCGTGGGCGAGGTGCTGATCCGCACATGGCAGACCGCCGACAAGATGAAGAAACAGCGCGGCAGCCTTTCGGAAGAGACCGGCGACAACGACAACTTCCGCGTCCGCCGCTACATCGCAAAATACACCATCAACCCTGCCATCGCCCATGGGCTGAGCCACGAGATCGGCTCGATCGAGGAAGGCAAACGCGCCGATCTGGTGCTCTGGGACCCCGCGTTCTTTGGCGTGAAGCCTGAAATGGTTCTTTTGGGCGGGACCATCGCCATGGCGCAGATGGGCGATCCCAATGCCTCGATCCCGACGCCGCAGCCGGTCTATTCCCGGCCCATGTTCGGCGCCTATGGGCGGTCGGTGGAAAACTCTGCCGTGACCTTCGTCAGCGCGGCGGCACAGGACGCCGGGATCGGCCGCTCACTGGGCCTCGCCAAGCAGACACTGGCGGTTCAGAACACGCGCAACATCGGCAAGTCCCACCTTAAACTCAACACCGCCACGCCCGAAGTCGAGGTGAACCCCGAAACCTACGAAGTGCGCGCCGATGGTGAGCTTTTGACCTGCCAACCGGCCGAGGTTCTGCCCATGGCGCAACGCTATTTCCTGTTCTGA
- a CDS encoding urease accessory protein UreF, whose protein sequence is MATATDILTLTQWFSPAYPVGAFAYSHGLEWAIDAGDVTTAAQTSAWINEALHHGAGWNDSLFIAAAYHADAEDLDEIDATARAFASSSERLKETRLQGEAFCDVTAKVWATDISRLTYPVAVGRAARLESLPLDLTIQFYLMAFVSNLAAVAMRLVPLGQTEGQRLIRDLTPLCTQIAEEASNASLNDLTSTSFLGDIAAMKHETQYSRIFRT, encoded by the coding sequence ATGGCCACAGCCACTGACATTCTGACCCTGACGCAATGGTTCTCTCCCGCCTACCCGGTGGGGGCCTTTGCCTATTCCCACGGGCTGGAATGGGCCATTGACGCCGGTGATGTTACAACCGCCGCGCAGACCAGCGCATGGATCAATGAGGCCCTGCACCACGGCGCCGGGTGGAATGACAGCCTGTTCATCGCAGCCGCCTATCACGCGGATGCAGAAGATCTGGACGAGATCGACGCAACCGCGCGTGCCTTTGCGTCCTCGTCCGAACGGCTGAAGGAAACCCGGCTACAGGGAGAGGCTTTTTGCGATGTCACGGCCAAGGTCTGGGCAACGGACATATCACGCCTGACCTACCCCGTCGCAGTGGGACGCGCGGCCCGGCTCGAAAGCCTGCCGCTGGATCTCACCATCCAATTCTACCTGATGGCCTTTGTCTCAAACCTCGCTGCGGTCGCCATGCGACTGGTGCCTTTGGGTCAAACCGAGGGCCAAAGACTGATCCGGGACCTCACCCCGCTCTGTACCCAGATCGCAGAAGAGGCCAGCAACGCCTCGCTCAACGACCTCACCAGCACCAGCTTCCTCGGCGATATCGCCGCAATGAAGCATGAAACCCAGTATTCAAGGATTTTCCGAACATGA
- a CDS encoding ABC transporter ATP-binding protein has translation MGRIQLRNVTKSFGDVQVIPPLDLTIEDGEFAVFVGPSGCGKSTLLRMIAGLEDLTSGEIEIDGKIATNVPPAQRGLAMVFQSYALYPHMTVRKNIAFPLRMAKMSKAETDQRVETAAKSLNLMDYLDRKPADLSGGQRQRVAIGRAIVREPSAFLFDEPLSNLDAALRVGMRLEIGELHERLKTTMIYVTHDQVEAMTMANKIIVLRAGVIEQVGSPLELYHKPQNEFVAGFIGSPKMNFLKGDEAAKHGASTIGIRPEHIDVSLTQGAWKGRVGVAEHLGSDTFIHVHDTGLADVLTVRVIGDVSVKHGDTIYLTPQGDQIHKFDAEGLKQ, from the coding sequence ATGGGACGTATTCAACTTAGGAACGTGACCAAGAGCTTTGGTGACGTTCAGGTCATCCCGCCGCTGGATCTGACCATCGAGGATGGCGAGTTCGCGGTATTTGTCGGCCCGTCCGGATGCGGTAAATCCACGCTTCTGCGCATGATCGCAGGGTTGGAGGACCTGACATCGGGCGAAATCGAAATCGACGGTAAAATCGCAACGAATGTGCCGCCTGCCCAACGTGGTTTGGCGATGGTGTTTCAATCCTATGCGCTTTATCCGCACATGACCGTGCGCAAGAACATCGCCTTTCCATTGCGTATGGCGAAAATGTCGAAGGCTGAAACAGATCAAAGGGTTGAAACGGCAGCCAAATCGTTGAACCTGATGGATTACCTGGACCGGAAGCCAGCCGATCTTTCAGGTGGCCAGCGCCAGCGTGTCGCCATTGGTCGCGCCATTGTTCGCGAGCCATCTGCGTTCCTTTTCGACGAACCCCTGTCAAATCTGGACGCTGCTCTTCGTGTCGGTATGCGCCTGGAAATTGGCGAACTGCACGAGCGGCTGAAAACCACGATGATCTATGTAACTCATGATCAGGTCGAAGCCATGACGATGGCGAACAAGATCATCGTTTTGCGCGCGGGTGTGATTGAGCAAGTCGGCTCCCCATTGGAGCTGTATCACAAACCGCAAAACGAATTCGTGGCGGGTTTCATCGGCTCTCCAAAGATGAACTTCCTCAAGGGCGACGAAGCGGCGAAACATGGCGCGAGCACCATCGGAATTCGCCCTGAACATATCGACGTCAGTTTGACCCAAGGCGCCTGGAAGGGGCGTGTCGGGGTGGCTGAACACCTTGGCTCGGATACCTTCATTCACGTGCATGACACTGGCCTTGCCGATGTGCTGACAGTGCGCGTGATCGGCGATGTTTCGGTCAAACATGGCGACACGATTTACCTGACGCCACAAGGTGATCAGATTCACAAGTTTGATGCCGAGGGCCTGAAACAGTAA
- a CDS encoding carbohydrate ABC transporter permease: MAIVAKPSKFARYGRPALAWSVGLLFFFPIFWMVLTSFKTDADAVKPEHLIWFTPTLENYLNMTENYDYWRFARNSVITAVFATIFTLFVGIPCAYAMAFNPGKATKDVLMWMLSTKMLPAAAVLYPMTFITKSAGLFDTHFLIILVLSLINLPIVIWMLFTYFKEIPKDIIEAGQMDGVSTVGEIKEILMPLAWGGIASTALLCFIFCWNEAYWTVRLTTTDAATLSKLIEGNRAPEGLFFGRLSAVSAAAVGPIVVLGWFCQKQLVQGLTFGAVK, translated from the coding sequence ATGGCAATTGTTGCAAAACCTTCGAAATTCGCCAGATACGGCCGTCCTGCATTGGCCTGGAGCGTGGGGCTGTTGTTCTTCTTTCCAATCTTCTGGATGGTGTTGACCAGCTTCAAGACCGACGCCGATGCGGTGAAACCCGAACATCTGATCTGGTTCACCCCGACGCTCGAGAACTACCTGAATATGACCGAGAATTACGACTATTGGCGCTTTGCCAGGAATTCGGTCATCACGGCGGTTTTCGCCACAATATTCACGCTCTTTGTCGGGATACCGTGCGCCTATGCGATGGCGTTCAACCCAGGCAAGGCCACCAAGGACGTGTTGATGTGGATGTTGTCGACCAAGATGCTGCCAGCCGCGGCGGTGCTTTATCCAATGACCTTCATCACCAAATCAGCGGGCCTCTTTGACACCCACTTTCTGATTATCTTGGTGCTGAGCCTGATCAACCTGCCAATCGTGATCTGGATGCTTTTCACTTACTTCAAAGAGATCCCGAAGGACATCATTGAGGCCGGCCAAATGGATGGCGTCAGCACGGTGGGAGAGATCAAGGAAATCCTCATGCCTCTGGCTTGGGGGGGCATCGCCTCTACCGCTCTGCTCTGCTTCATCTTTTGCTGGAACGAGGCCTATTGGACCGTGCGTTTGACCACGACCGATGCGGCGACGCTTTCAAAACTCATCGAAGGCAACCGCGCGCCAGAGGGGCTCTTTTTCGGGCGTCTCTCTGCCGTCTCTGCGGCTGCCGTTGGGCCAATCGTCGTCCTGGGATGGTTCTGCCAGAAACAACTTGTCCAAGGTCTGACCTTTGGCGCTGTGAAATAA
- a CDS encoding ABC transporter substrate-binding protein: MFKKGALCAASAISLLAASGVSAETLTIAIVNNGHMINMQKVAEAYTAETGVDLNWVSLEEGVLREQVTSDTATGGGQYDIINIGMQEAPIWGAAGWIEPLNFSASYDMDDILPAMRNGLSHEGQLYAAPFYGESSMVMYRKDLTDAAGVSIADNDSWDNVKAAAAAIHDPDNGVYGACLRGKPGWGDNMAFITTVVNSFGGAWFDAEGRPQLDSAEWNAAINFYVDLLGTYGPPGSEGNSFNEILALYNEGKCGMWIDATIAASFLEVDGVAYAQSPNAGNPVGANWLWAWAMAIPAGSPNAEAAADFIEWATSKEYVQAVGNHPDFGWGAVPTGQRASTYAIPEFQEAAGFAAAELAAIDSAAPEATDLKPYVGVQFAAIPEFPEVGSAVAQEMAAALSGAKSVEEALAASQQAADSIMKEAGYYD; the protein is encoded by the coding sequence ATGTTTAAGAAAGGCGCGCTTTGCGCAGCTAGTGCCATTTCGCTCTTAGCAGCAAGTGGTGTATCTGCCGAAACCCTAACGATCGCGATCGTGAACAACGGTCACATGATCAACATGCAGAAAGTGGCGGAAGCATATACCGCCGAGACAGGCGTTGATCTGAACTGGGTCTCGTTGGAAGAGGGCGTTCTGCGTGAACAGGTCACTTCCGACACTGCGACCGGCGGTGGACAATATGACATCATCAATATCGGCATGCAGGAAGCGCCGATCTGGGGGGCCGCTGGCTGGATTGAACCGCTCAACTTTTCAGCAAGCTACGACATGGACGACATCCTGCCGGCAATGCGCAATGGGCTCTCTCATGAAGGGCAGCTTTATGCTGCGCCATTTTATGGTGAATCCTCGATGGTCATGTACCGCAAGGATCTGACCGATGCTGCGGGGGTTTCCATTGCTGACAATGACAGCTGGGACAATGTAAAAGCCGCGGCTGCGGCAATTCATGATCCAGACAACGGCGTCTATGGAGCCTGTCTTCGCGGTAAGCCGGGCTGGGGCGACAACATGGCATTCATAACGACAGTGGTGAACTCTTTCGGGGGCGCGTGGTTCGATGCCGAGGGGCGGCCACAGTTGGACAGTGCGGAATGGAACGCGGCTATCAACTTTTACGTGGACCTTCTGGGCACCTACGGGCCTCCTGGCTCTGAAGGGAATTCATTCAACGAAATCCTCGCGCTTTACAACGAAGGCAAGTGCGGCATGTGGATCGACGCGACCATTGCGGCGTCCTTTCTGGAAGTAGACGGCGTGGCCTATGCGCAGTCTCCGAACGCCGGCAACCCTGTGGGCGCAAACTGGCTTTGGGCGTGGGCGATGGCGATTCCGGCCGGATCTCCAAACGCGGAAGCCGCGGCTGACTTTATCGAGTGGGCGACTTCCAAAGAATATGTGCAGGCCGTGGGCAACCACCCGGACTTTGGTTGGGGGGCGGTGCCGACCGGTCAACGCGCATCCACCTATGCAATCCCGGAATTCCAAGAAGCTGCAGGTTTTGCGGCCGCGGAACTTGCCGCCATTGACAGTGCTGCACCCGAAGCGACAGATCTGAAACCTTACGTCGGGGTTCAGTTCGCAGCGATCCCAGAATTCCCTGAGGTTGGCTCGGCGGTTGCACAGGAAATGGCGGCGGCCCTTTCTGGTGCAAAATCTGTTGAAGAGGCGTTGGCTGCATCGCAGCAAGCCGCGGATTCGATCATGAAAGAAGCGGGATACTACGACTGA
- a CDS encoding mannitol dehydrogenase family protein translates to MAPAVPISNGLALSDANLPSLPAIVSRPSYDRTKLRPGIVHIGLGNFHRAHQAWYIHRLMQQGLALDWAIIGASVREQDQIMRNSLISQDFLTTLVELSPQERSAEVIGSMIDYLPIETGNSALVRQIANDTTRIVSLTITEGGYFASAAHGGLDVDHPDLQHDIRNARAPRTVFGAIVAALSLRRRSGAGPLTVLSCDNLRGNGAIARQAVLSLAQLQDPDLADWIGEHCSFPNSMVDCIVPATGPDEIALAQGFGIEDPVPVTHENYRKWVIEDDFCAGRPDLEKVGVILTSEVHAYEAMKIRILNAGHQVLANVGELMSVHTIAECMAHPLISRFFNKIEHEEIVPHVDPVPGVTPTQYVGLIAQRFSNPEIRDTTRRVAFDGSSRHPEFILPIIRDALNRGGPIQGLALVEALWARMCAGIRDDGTAIEENDPDWRRLSEVARTSAHRPQAWLEQGQIYGNLVDDGAFKTAFCHWLQLIWSQGSAAALRAYLGPPEHQGQETAG, encoded by the coding sequence ATGGCGCCTGCGGTCCCTATATCCAACGGCCTTGCGCTTTCGGACGCGAATTTGCCAAGTCTGCCCGCCATTGTGTCTCGGCCCAGCTATGACCGGACAAAGCTGCGTCCCGGTATCGTGCATATCGGCCTTGGAAATTTCCACCGCGCACATCAGGCCTGGTATATCCATAGGTTGATGCAGCAGGGGCTCGCATTGGATTGGGCCATAATCGGTGCAAGCGTCCGCGAACAAGATCAGATCATGCGCAACAGTTTGATTTCGCAGGATTTTTTAACCACTTTGGTCGAATTGTCCCCGCAAGAGAGATCTGCCGAGGTCATCGGCTCGATGATCGACTATCTACCGATCGAAACCGGAAATTCAGCACTTGTGCGTCAGATTGCCAATGACACCACCCGGATCGTGTCTTTGACGATAACCGAAGGTGGCTATTTTGCGTCTGCTGCTCATGGCGGTCTGGACGTTGATCATCCTGACCTGCAGCACGACATTCGAAACGCCAGAGCTCCGCGTACGGTCTTTGGCGCAATCGTCGCCGCACTTTCGCTTCGTCGCAGATCCGGGGCGGGTCCACTTACGGTTCTGAGTTGCGACAACCTTCGCGGCAATGGCGCGATTGCCCGACAAGCGGTTCTTTCGCTGGCTCAGCTGCAGGATCCCGATTTAGCAGATTGGATAGGTGAACACTGTAGCTTTCCGAATTCCATGGTGGACTGCATTGTTCCCGCAACCGGGCCAGATGAAATCGCATTGGCGCAGGGCTTTGGGATCGAAGACCCGGTCCCGGTGACCCATGAGAACTATCGGAAATGGGTGATCGAAGATGATTTCTGTGCGGGTCGGCCAGACCTTGAGAAGGTAGGGGTGATCCTGACATCCGAGGTTCATGCCTACGAGGCCATGAAAATCCGTATTCTGAACGCGGGCCATCAGGTTTTGGCCAATGTTGGCGAATTGATGTCTGTTCACACCATCGCCGAGTGTATGGCACACCCGCTGATTTCGCGGTTTTTCAACAAGATCGAACATGAAGAAATCGTGCCGCATGTGGATCCTGTTCCAGGCGTGACGCCCACTCAATATGTTGGTCTGATTGCCCAACGGTTTTCAAACCCAGAGATCAGGGACACGACGCGTCGGGTGGCCTTCGATGGCTCGTCACGTCATCCGGAATTCATTCTACCTATCATTCGCGATGCTCTGAACCGTGGTGGTCCGATCCAGGGCCTGGCGTTGGTGGAGGCACTATGGGCGCGAATGTGTGCCGGGATCAGAGACGACGGGACCGCAATCGAGGAAAACGACCCTGACTGGCGACGTTTGTCAGAGGTCGCCCGAACCAGCGCCCATCGACCACAGGCCTGGCTTGAGCAAGGGCAGATCTACGGTAATCTTGTTGATGATGGCGCTTTCAAGACCGCGTTTTGTCATTGGCTGCAGCTCATTTGGTCCCAAGGCAGCGCCGCTGCGCTTCGCGCCTATCTGGGGCCGCCTGAGCACCAGGGACAGGAAACGGCGGGATGA
- a CDS encoding transposase has protein sequence MQRSTCSVTGERPTRVRTQKGCKPTHHRLVLAGNVRIWRTGIPWCGLPKESGKCSSVHRQFWCWALAGL, from the coding sequence ATTCAACGCAGCACATGTTCGGTAACGGGTGAAAGACCCACCAGGGTCAGGACCCAGAAGGGGTGCAAACCCACGCACCACCGCCTTGTTCTTGCAGGGAATGTCCGGATCTGGCGGACAGGCATTCCTTGGTGCGGCCTTCCCAAGGAGTCCGGCAAGTGCTCAAGCGTTCACCGGCAGTTTTGGTGCTGGGCTTTGGCTGGGTTATAG